tcaaaattttgtatgatgttttattAAGATCTTTGATGGATTCTTGAAAGGGAATGAATCGTTCGAGAAGCTGGCTTCGATAAGCCTGGTATCCAACATAACGGTGTATCTACGTACCAAGTACAATTTGAGCGGGATATTTTTGGTGAACACGGTGATGTTATGGTCTGGCTCGACGAACCTGTCGTCGATAGCCGGTGCCATTGTTTCCGATGTTTATTTGGGGCGGTTCCTCACTCTCCTGTTCGGCACCATTTTCACGTTGCTGGTATGGTATCGATCTTTCCATCATTAGAGTTTCTTTAGCGATAATTCATGCAAAATCACGctgaatatatgtatataacgtagtttataaaatttatgcTATTTTTTTTGGTTGGTTGAAGGGGGAGATTGGATAATTTATCAGCgttaaatgtgtgtgtgtgtttgttttCTTGTGATCAGGGAATGGGAGCTGTTACGATAACTGCTGGAATACCTGAACTCAGGCCACCACCATGCATCGAGGGGGAATATTTGAAATGTATTGAGCCCGAAAAATGGCAGCTTGCCTTTCTGTTCACAGGACTCGGGCTTGTGGCATTGGGTGCCGGTGGGATCAGGCCGTGTAACATTGCATTTGGCGCTGATCAATTCGATACGAAAACGGAGAAAGGGCGAACCCAGCTTGAGAGCTTCTTCAACTGGTGGTACTTCTCATTCACGATCGCATTGATCATAGCTCTAACGGGTGTTATCTACGTCCAGACGAATATCAGCTGGATGATAGGCTATGCTATCCCCACGGGATGTCTTGCGGTCTCGATCACGATTTTCTTGGTAGGGATGCACACGTACATTTACAAAACGCCGCAGGGGACGGTTTTTGTGGACATGGCTAAGGTCATGGTGGCGGCATATCGGAAACGAAATATTGACTTGGATTCAGGAGATGGGATAGGGTTCTATGATGGTTCATCGGAAGCCAAGCCCGAATCGAGTAAAATGATCAAGGTGGATAGATTCAAGTGCCTGGATAAGGCAGCAGTGATAACTGATCCAAGTGAAGTGGATGCCAGAAATATGCCCAAAAATGGTTGGAAACTGTGCAGTGTGCAACAAGTTGAGAATCTGAAGTGCTTATTCGGGATCGCTCCCGTCTGGGTATCGGGCGTTGGGTGCTTCGTGGTGATGGATCAGCAGAGCACATTCGGAATCCTCCAATCCATCCAGATGAACAGAATGTTGGGGAAAAGCTTCGTAATCCCACCAGCCTGGATGGGGATATCGTCCATGGTCGCACTCTCGATTTGGATTTTCATATACGAGCAAATATATgtcaagaaattcaagaaaatctTGAAGAAAAAGGACTTGAGAATGACTATGCAGCAAAGGATTACAACAGGGATCATCATGTCGATTCTGTGCATGGTTGTCGCAGGAATCGTCGAGAAAGAGCGAAAAGAACTAGCTCTAAGATACAACAAATTGGATTCACCTCTACATGTAACAGCACTGCTGCCTCAGTTCATACTTTCAGGCCTAACCG
The window above is part of the Primulina huaijiensis isolate GDHJ02 unplaced genomic scaffold, ASM1229523v2 scaffold37691, whole genome shotgun sequence genome. Proteins encoded here:
- the LOC140968644 gene encoding protein NRT1/ PTR FAMILY 2.8-like isoform X2, with protein sequence MYCFLLLHIQITKWKQGQDIEDRRGEKKKKGREMEIGSHSPPTRRTLSSSSESQSKNRGGWRAIKYILGNESFEKLASISLVSNITVYLRTKYNLSGIFLVNTVMLWSGSTNLSSIAGAIVSDVYLGRFLTLLFGTIFTLLGMGAVTITAGIPELRPPPCIEGEYLKCIEPEKWQLAFLFTGLGLVALGAGGIRPCNIAFGADQFDTKTEKGRTQLESFFNWWYFSFTIALIIALTGVIYVQTNISWMIGYAIPTGCLAVSITIFLVGMHTYIYKTPQGTVFVDMAKVMVAAYRKRNIDLDSGDGIGFYDGSSEAKPESSKMIKVDRFKCLDKAAVITDPSEVDARNMPKNGWKLCSVQQVENLKCLFGIAPVWVSGVGCFVVMDQQSTFGILQSIQMNRMLGKSFVIPPAWMGISSMVALSIWIFIYEQIYVKKFKKILKKKDLRMTMQQRITTGIIMSILCMVVAGIVEKERKELALRYNKLDSPLHVTALLPQFILSGLTEAFAAVAIMEFFTIQMPETMRSVAESLCFAATV
- the LOC140968644 gene encoding protein NRT1/ PTR FAMILY 2.8-like isoform X1, with the protein product MYCFLLLHIQITKWKQGQDIEDRRGEKKKKGREMEIGSHSPPTRRTLSSSSESQSKNRGGWRAIKYILGNESFEKLASISLVSNITVYLRTKYNLSGIFLVNTVMLWSGSTNLSSIAGAIVSDVYLGRFLTLLFGTIFTLLGMGAVTITAGIPELRPPPCIEGEYLKCIEPEKWQLAFLFTGLGLVALGAGGIRPCNIAFGADQFDTKTEKGRTQLESFFNWWYFSFTIALIIALTGVIYVQTNISWMIGYAIPTGCLAVSITIFLVGMHTYIYKTPQGTVFVDMAKVMVAAYRKRNIDLDSGDGIGFYDGSSEAKPESSKMIKVDRFKCLDKAAVITDPSEVDARNMPKNGWKLCSVQQVENLKCLFGIAPVWVSGVGCFVVMDQQSTFGILQSIQMNRMLGKSFVIPPAWMGISSMVALSIWIFIYEQIYVKKFKKILKKKDLRMTMQQRITTGIIMSILCMVVAGIVEKERKELALRYNKLDSPLHVTALLPQFILSGLTEAFAAVAIMEFFTIQMPETMRSVAGSIFFLSLSIASYISSLLVNVIHYVTNGRGDDRPWLGGNDLNKNKLEYYYYFVASLGVLNLLYFTCFGRKFVLCGNGVKDTADEGPEEDSGVRRAGVFLSYELEDLERKSSSNTT